The stretch of DNA ACTTTGTGCTCTCTTACATTTTCTGCtcatattttactcttttgtgtgtttgtgctgtttttctctttgctcttctttccATGTTCCGCTCTTGCGTTTCCAAATATTGCAGTTtgagtttcatgtaaattaggccGGGCTTAAGCATCACCATTGGTCCACCAGTTCTAGATTGACAGCTCCTAGtctagccaatcaatcgaagacagggagatgacatcacttcaatgcgaCCCATGGCTACTGATGCTCACAGCGTGTACAGAAATCCATGCGCCGTGTGGATCCTTATGGAGTCTCGATTCGCACCCTTCAGCTCAACCCCCGAAGGCGCAGGAAGTACTATGTACttaacacgatgcattaagattTGGCGGATGAAAGCTTTTGAACAGGACAAAGATGtcccaatttttcttattttgtttaaatatcgctgtttttcatttagtacttccattcggaagcaacagaagatacttgcatgtttcctggaagaaaaattaagtacaattgatcttgatattcaaattcaaaagtcCCCCCCCCCCGAATTTTAATACATCGTtgtagcgaattaactcaaaggggaaatattaataattattcataactcagtatgatttattaattatgattaattatgaatatgtaaatcggttaatcagatttactggatatagctacattaatcttaatattacaatcaaatAACCTGTTGTCCAGGGAACActtagtgttgattgtttaataattctaagaaatgttcatttccaggttatggaaaaataacattcttatcGCACCATGCTACTTAGAGCATAGGTTCGGGTCTAAATCATTTAAGAGGCAATTCATTAGAAgatggagtcagaaccaaacatgtattgtgcacaatctttattaactaactcataaacgcataactaaactaacaaacacataacatacacaaagggtcacacacatatgtaggtcagaatgagtaatggtagagttgaaccggaagaggtactgttactagagctatagGAAAGTCGAAGACACTCTGGAAAGGactcatcagtttcttttagcaatagcaaaggtaagtcttacaaatcaatactaaatcgctgtttagcattaaaatgtacgatacttgcaagatgcctttaggctgaggagcgTCGGATCTGTAGGTTGAGGATAACTCTTGAGGTTATCGtctgaagttgttgccagtctgttgggtgatgagcacatggctgggtgTTGTAGGCCGGGGCCTACCAGCCTTGTGGGCCGGGCCTAGAGAGGCCGGCCGCAAGGAAACCTGTTCGGTCGTCCAGAAGCAAGGAAGAAGAGAGGGAGTGGCATCCCTCTTAGGAATGATGGGGGccaatgaagatgttgtatTTCCGGGTGACACACTTGTCAGGGCTTTTATGACCAAGTAAGATTAAACTGGCTGAGCTTTGAAGAAGAACTATTAAAGCTTCTTGTAATACTTATGTCTTGTGCAGGTATGGACTAaccgcatacacaagcatttaaatctgcTCGATACGAACCTATAGACACCAAACATGGCATAATTGAAGTTACCTTGCAggtcataacatttaaaaatcataaaacatgtaaatacaatgggtacaatacaacaacagcaataatgGAGCCCATTTCCTGGGAATATGTATGTAGAGAATAGTCTGTCTTTAAATTAACGCAGTAACgtttgtgttctgtgtggaaaatgcagggaagatgcagattttTGTGTGTCTCTGTTCTGCTCTCCATGCGGCATTTATTGGTGCAATAAAATTTGTAACTGAGACCTTCTCGGGGGATGGAAGCCAGGccccagagtgagcttaaaactattggttaactaacaaataattgtgtctgattcgTCTCAATCGTtacattgtgtttccttctgaggcatcagtgaatgttttaaccttttttaatagttgtgtttcagttcctcaattgtcctcagtgtgaaaagacagatctcaaaatcattcagtcactgctgtaaagggttcaaatatgcaaaaaatgcttgaaaactgaagaatccgcaggacctggaggatttttctgaagaatattGGGCAGTTTTACTGCTcgggacaaacaagggactcatgaacaaccatcacaaaaaaaaaacaaaaaaaaaactatttcagATCATCATCAGGTAatgacacacagtattaagaatcaatggttcacatagtttagaaatttttttttttcttgtgaactacatgcaaacatcttttatataaaatatcttatttaggacagtactaaacaaaacataaaatatatgcattttgtatgatcttattttgttaaaattattcatattttcagattctgcaagtggttcacatactttttcttgcaactatgtatatatatatatatatatatatatatatatatatatatatatatatatatatatatatatatatatatattcaaaaaatgtaattgtcaaTAGAAAAATTTAATATACAAGTTGGGTGGCCTTGTTCACCATACCAACTAATGCGTTTGTGATACAAAGATTGAAACTGTAGTGAAGGGGTAGAAATATAAGAGCAACTTTTCATAATGATCTGCAGTAAATGAGTACAAGGGTTGTTTAGGTTGTACAACAgtcagcaatttttttttagcatccTAACAGGATATCACATGTTCTTGACCACAGTGGTCTAAAAGTAACAGCTTGAAAGAAGAAGTCTAGAGCAGTGCAGTCCACCTAAAGAAACAACTTCTAGTCTCGCGTTTAATTCCAGCAGACTGAATATGTCTTATTACGGCAATATCAACATTCCCGATACACATGGGATGGACAGAGAAGATGAAGAAGAGATGGATATCTATGCTAATGCTGATCCTATAAACAGTTTTGAAGTCAGGACAAAAACAGAGAACTCCAAGAGACACCAAACCCCTCAACACACAGGTACTGAGACTCATTCATTATATCACACACATTTGAGTCATATGAGTAATTATCTTCATATCTGTGGTGTTCAGGAATTGATAGTGTGAAGATCAGAAGCTCCAGAGCAGCTGCAGTGTGTTTGGTGCTGCTGTGTGTTATTCTGCTGACTGCAGTCATAGTGCTGGGTGTCTACATCCATACAAAGAGCACAAACTACACAGAAGAGAAAAACCAGCTACTAAACATGATTACCAAcatcagagaagagagagaCCAGCTACTAACCAAAAATACCAACCTCACAGAAGAGAGAGATGCATTATCATCAAATAACAGTGACCTTATCAAACAAAGAAACCAATTAAATCAGGAGAAAAATGAACTGTTAAAAATGGGTAATTATGAACTACAAACAAGTTTTGTTTTACAGGATACATATAGAAATTATTTAGATGCATCTGGTTAAAAATAAGTTTGTTAGATCAGTGCTAACAGTAAAATTGCTTTGGTTTACAGATGGATGGGTTTATTATCAATCCAGTTTTTACTTCATTTCCTCTGAATGGAAGAGCTGGGCTGAGAGCAGAAGATACTGTACAGACAGAGGAGCAGATCTGATCATCATAAACAACAAAGTGGAACAAGTGAGTGAAACTACTTTTCTAGCTATAGATAATAGTCTATAGGAAGAACTTATTCTTTTAACACTTTATTCTGGTATTGTTTCATGAAGTGTCTATTGTTAATTCTCTTTAAGACATAAATgtgtaattgttttattttcttaGGATTTTATTAAGAAAATCTTTTGTACTCAAGTCTGGATCGGTCTGACTGACAGTGATGTGGAGGGCAGCTGGAAATGGGTTGATGGCAGCAGACTGACCTCTGGGTGAGAAATCACTGAACTGAATAATATCTAATAAAGGATTCTCACAGTCAGTATCATATCACTGATCTAATGCTGATCTATATTTTCAGGTTCTGGGCATCTGAAGAGCCTGGTGGACATAGAGGAGAGAACTGTGCTCTAACTCGTGAATCAGGATGGGCTGATTACCCATGCAATGATAAATTTCAATGTATCTGTGAGAAGAGCATTTAAAATTAAGTCAATGAGATGCATGTTTATGTCAAAAAAAGACATAcaatattttgcaaaaaaaaaagaaaaaaagttacttGACGTATATAACAAGCTAGCCAGGGCCCTGAACCGGTTCGAGGAATAAAGACAAAAAACGGAAACAAACAATTTCAACAGTAGTATAAATAAAAACGAAAACGAAATCAAGTTCAAATGATCCGAAGAGAAATGCTTATTTGAAATTACCATTAACCGGTTAATAACAAACATGACGGTTCGGTACGTTCATTGGTTTTAACGTCACGGTTTGGTACGGgttctctttttttattaaacaatgttttactgAACCAACTGTGCCTCTGTCTTTAAATCtattcaaatataattaaaaattttcTTAAGGAGAAAAAATCTATCTCTCACataatcaacattcaaataataataaaaaaaatgtatgtattgtaAGCAAGTAAATTAcacataaggcagtttttgcattaacttttgttactccaattcgttgttgataCATAATCATTAACATTAGTGGCTGTCATAACCTGTTAGTTAATGTAAGGCCTAtataaatcatgaaaacaagttaagtaaataatatataggctaatatagtgcatatatacggaaaaggattagggccaagcaataataaaaaaataaaaccatctcgagattaaagttgttaaatttcgagaaaaaaatcattaaatttcgaaaaaaagtctaaataaaatgttgagaataaagtaattaaattacgagaaaaaagtcgttagattacgagaacaaacttgttctcataatttaatgacttttttctcgtaatttaatgactttcttctcgaaatttaacaactttaatctcgagatggttttatttttttattattgcttggccctaatcctcttccgtacatgtATTTAGCGAAACATATTAATTTTTCTAGCAAACTTACAAACCTGTTGACAATGAAGGCTTTGTTttactgacatctttccgcggtTTAAACACCTAAGTTATACTGTATCTTTCATTCTGTAGTAGTGAAGAGGAAAGGATGATCACGTTCACTCGTGCTCTGCGCTGCCATTTGAACTGGGGTGCCTATAAAGCGAACTGTCACGCCACATCAAAAAGcatcaaaatgttttaatgtttgaatttcatgataaagtggacagaatttgaaagatgGCACTTTGTTTCTCATCAAAAGcaacaaaacacagagcttattgcgaTTATTTGTGGTTAATGTTGGTTAAAAAATAGGTTAGGCTAAAAAGCATTACTATgagcgcccccttctggattggagtgcgGATCGCCTGTATTCGTCGTCATACTGCGTGAACAGAACAGTGATGTCCGTACCATGACGGTTCGGGACGAATACATGTACTGTTACACCCGTAGTTGTCAAAGTTAATAGGCTGCTGTGTCTTTATGTATGGTCAGACACTTGCATGTGTCGTTATATTACCAACCTTTTTTCCTAAATCAAGCTTAAATGGGGTTACAAGGTGTTTCACCAGCAAATGTTAGAGATTTGTGTTTTGTCAGTCATTAATGGCCGCATCTGAGGCAGTAAGTGCattgcattacatttttttatcatCAACTTTTAGGTTACAATGTATATTGTAGCTATATGTGGGcgctctgtttttactgttgttTAATATATTTGGCAAAAAGTGTGCACAGGTATTGGCTACTAAAACTCTCTTCTCCACTGCTCAAATGCATAAAACATTAGCCTTTACACAcatcatgttttaaataaagaaaatgctGTACTTATTCAAAGAACCAGTCTCCAAGATGTGTGCAGGACTTGAGGCGGGTGGAGCTACTTTACAAGGTTTTACCAACAGTTTGAGGATCCGATGGAGTTACGAAGTTTATTCACAAGCTTTGGTATAAAGTATCggtaaattaataataaataaaattactaaCTTGTATTTTTTACAGAAGGAATGCAGGaacagaaacattaaaatactgATTCTGCTGTGTTCTGAgtgattttgttgtttttaagccCTGGTGGAGCTATGAAATTAGTGTTAAATTTCCATGCTGATGCAGCTGGACACTtcacattttcagaaaaattgttgttcagaacaatatgaaatattacaGAAACTCACACATTTAGATCAATTTAGATTAATTACAATTACTTCAGCTCCATACACTTCATGGACTTGGGACTGAAATCAAGgaacagtcaaaaaaaaaaatactttaagttTAACATCTAACCTTTAAGTACAATAAtcaaaatgaataattaatcaataATCAATGCTTAGCATTCACACACAAAGACTGAACTGGTgtaggtaaataaataaatcccaATTAAACATCCTTGTATAAATGTGAATAATGACTGAGCTTAGCAGAGAGCAATGAACTTCCATCTGTTGTGCATTATGCAAAATGGCTATTATGGCACTATACAATCAGATGACTTCCTGTAGATGTTTGTTGGGGGGGAAGGGAAGGCTGACAAACTGATGAAAACAACCATTTGATAGAAAATTGCTGAgcatacataaaataatatttcaccaaAAGCAACACTTCTGTCATTTTCTTGAAACTTCTCATTTTTGGTGATCTGTTCCTGTAAGTTTAAGCCAAAATAAACTATCCTCTCATCTCCTGGCTTCCTTTAGCTATCAAGGTCTTTTAAAGAGGCAATTGTTTAGTTGAGACTCTCACTCCTGATTTGAGacatactaaattatattttaaaggtcATTAGAATGAAAGAAGATGGTTTTGTATGTGACTTGGCCTTTAACCAGCCTACAGACGGCTGGTGTCTCATAGCAACTGCAAGTGATACAATGTTTCTTAAATCAATTTCAGGTAACTGTTTACAAAACCGTTTAATACATGGATGTGCATTAAAAACacctgaagaaagcctgcagTCACCAGACCAGAAGCGTGTGTTCATTGCAAGTGATACAATGTTTCTTAAATCAATTTCAGGTAACTGTTTACAAAACCGTTTAATACATGGATGTGCATTAAAAACacctgaagaaagcctgcagTCACCAGACCAGAAGCGTGTGTTCATTGTGTGTGATACGCAAACACCTTTGAATGCCAGATATGTGGTGTTCACTTATATATTTGAACAGGGTTTATTTCCAGGTGAAACTGTATACTCAAAATGTGccctcatttatttaaaatgcatctcatttatattgttaactatattctaaataaactacaaaaacaaacaaaaaactactTTGTATTTTGATTCTTTACTTCTGTCTCacatagcctacctgactgaaaggctcATTATGCGGGTCTTTGTCTCTTCAAGTGTGAATCATAGCGTTATTCATGAAGATTTATGCCTTGGTGCATACTGTCTTTCTAAACAAAGAGTcctacaaaatttaaatcaatatattgttttatgtgaATGGGTAGGCAGGAAAACTTTCACATTATTATGAAGTAAAAACTCTAGTCTTCAACCTCcgatacccagaagtcttgtggaCACATATTTAGTATGtgttttgtggctttatttcaatgacttatttttcaataaccacgcataaatgtaattctctcaaaaatacaatcatgtacatacatgttgctcaactgaaaaaagcacaaatgtcagggcctTGAAGTCAAAACTTCACCAGAGGGTTAATGAGTTTGTGTACATACAAAATATACAAACTTACCTATTAAGGTATACATGAATGCATAGGTAAAAGTTCAATATAGCTCAATGATGTTTGGTCTTTATGTTTTCAGCACGATGTCTAGGTTAATCTGAAATTGGTTTGGAAAGTGAACTATGCATTATAAAAACCTTAAAGGCATTGTACTATACATGAACATTAAGCTATGCAAATGAACCTCATGCTAGAGAGGGGCCATCCAGTGTCCACCTCTGACAGCATCAGCCGATCAAAACACCGGATCTGAAAGGTGCCAATTTGCATTTCCCTCTTTCTCAGGACAGATTAAAAGAACAATTGAATTGGCATTTGGTTGGCTCGTTGTTTCTGTCACAGAAACGGTCTCTGTGGCTCCCTCCGATCACCACCTGAGGGCACCATCTCCGGAGTACTAGTCGTCtcatggactacatttcccataccCCGTACCTGGGCTGATTAGCCACGCCCACACTTCCACCTGCTGCTTATTCCCAGGACTATAAATGACTCTCAGCACCATTCATTattcgcgaagtcttgttttgctatgcatacatttctgagcgttttccCCTGTGTTTTGATTCTCTCGTGTATGACCTTGGACTGCCCTGGACCTCCGCTCTCTGTCTGCCGCCTGCCTTGTGACTATTCTGCCTGGACTTTGATTACCCTTGTTTTGTCTGCCGCCAGCTTTGATCTGTTGCCTGTTACCGTTTCTGACTCTGCCTTGCCTACTacattgttgttgctgttttctgacccctgcctgtacgactacgatattcaaataaagctgcaaatggatcttcCCGAGTCTgcctcgttacagaagacttcgccagaCCCCGATCCAGCAGCTGTACACCGTTTGACCACTGAGCTCTCCACACAGGCCAGTGTATTGGCCGTTCATCAACAACAGCTCACACGTCTCACCTCCATCACCGAGGAGCTGGTAAAGACGCTCCAAACTATGCGCGTCACGCCCGCGGAGATGAGTCCGCCATTACCCACGCCTCCTGCAGCTGCCGCTCCGATCCTGAACACCACCAGCAGCCCTCGTCTCGCCTTCCCTGAGAAATATGACGGCTCCCCAGCGAAATGTAAGGGCTTCTTACTTCAATGCTCCTTGTTTATATCGCAACAGCCCGCGCTGTATCCCACTGAGGAGAGTCGCATAGCTTTCATTTGCTCGCTGCTAACTGGAAAGGCGCTGGAGTGGGCTACAACAGTATGGGTCGGCGGTAGGACCTCGCACGCCACGCTCGAATCCTTTCTTCAGTGCTTCCGCGAGGTCTTCGAGCACGCCGAGGGGGGCAAGGAAGCGGGTGAGCTTCTTCTATCTCTCCGTCAGGATAAACAGACAGCTGCGGAGTACGCACTCACTTTCCGAACTCTAGCAGCACAAACAACATGGGTCGAGGACACGCTCAAGCTGCTGTTTCGCAAGGGATTAAATATGGAATTGCAATCTGAATTGGCTTGTCGCGACGAGGGGAGAAGTTTGAACGGATTTATCGATCTCGCCATTCGCATAGACAATCTAATCAGATCAAGACGGCCGGGCAGAGGGTCTCTATTTACGCATACCACCACAGCCTCGCCTACTGAACCCGAACCCATGCAAATCGGCACCACTCACCTGACTTCGGAGGAGAGAGATAGACGCATGCAACTGCGCCTGTGTTTGTACTGCGGTCAATCGGGCCACATGCGAGCCTCTTGCCCCACGAGACCTACCAGTCGCGGCTCTACTGCGGTGAGTTCGTCCCTTAATTCCTCTAACATCACAATAACTGCAATGCTATCATATCAAGAGAAAGTAATTCAGACAGAGGCTATGATAGATTCTGGTGCCGCAGGCAATTTCATGGACCTGGATTTTGCTCGCTCTCACGGCTTTCCACTAATACCCTGCAATTCTGTGTTGTCAGTGGCGGCGCTAGACGGACGCCCTCTAGGGACTGGACGAGTTCGCTACACTTGTGATGACATCACCTTACAGATAGGATCGCTGCACAAAGAAACAATacgttttttcctcattaaatcCCCTCAACACCCTCTCATTCTCGGCTCTCCATGGCTTAAACAACATAACCCACAGATTTCCTGGTCGGACAACCAGATTACCCACTGGTCCAAGCGTTGTCAGCAAACCTGTATCCAGTCTCCCCCACGCCCCGAATCCCTCAGGGAAGCACCTGCCAGCTGTTCACCTCATAATAAACTGCCTGACGAATATCAAGATCTGGTCGAGGCCTTCAGTCAGGTCAAAGCTTTACAACTTCCACCGCATCGCACCAGTGACTGTGCTATAGAGCTGATCCCCGGCTCTACGCCCCCAGGGGGCGTATATTCCCACTATCCCAACCTGAGTCGGAGGCTATGAAGAAGTATATCGAGGAGGAACTGGCTAAAGGTTTCATTCAACCCTCCTCTTCGCCGGCGTCTGCCGGTTTCTTcttcgtaaaaaaaaaagatggaggTCTGAGACCCTGCATAGATTATCGTGGGTTGAACGACATCACAGTAAAGTTCCGGTATTCTTTGCCGCTGGTCCCCTCCGCTCTGGAACAGTTACGCACGGCTCGGCTCTTCACCAAGCTCGACCTCCGCAGCGCCTATAATCTCATTCGCATCCgggagggggacgagtggaagactgcCTTCTCCACAACATCCGGGCACTACGAATACCGGGTTATGCCTTTCGGGCTTGTCAATAGTCCTTCAGTTTTCCAAGCATTTATCAACGACGTCTTCCGGGACATGCTCAATAGGTGGGTGATTGTCTATATTGACGATATTCTGATCTTCTCTGAGAATTATTCCGACCATGTTCGTCACGTACGCTCTGTGCTTCAAAGACTCATTGATCACCAGCTGTATGCCAAACTGGAGAAATGTGAATTTCATCAAACTGCTACAACATTCCTGGGTTATGTTATCAGTGCGGAGGGCGTTGCCATGGACGACAGCAAGGTTCAGGCAGTATTAAGATGGCCTCGTCCATCATCAGTAAAGGAACTACAACGCTTCCTGGGGTTTGCCAATTTCTACCGCAGATTCATACGTAACTTcagtctgacagcagctccacTCACCTCCATGCTAAGGCAGGCAAACGCACAACTGGCCTGGTCACCTGTATCTATCGCCGCATTTCAGAAACTAAAGGATCTGTTTACCACTGCACCCATTCTGCATCACCCAGACCCAGAGCGAGAGTTCATTGTTGAGGTTGACGCCTCTAGTACAGGCATAGGGGCGATCCTCTCCCAGAGACAAGGCAACCCTCTCAAGTTATTTCCGTGCGCCTATTACTCTCGCAAACTCACTCCACCTGAACAGAACTATGACGTCGGAGATCGCGAGCTACTGGCCATGAAGGCCGCTATGGAGCAGTGGCGGCATTGGTTTGAGGGGAGTAAATATCCATTCACAG from Chanodichthys erythropterus isolate Z2021 chromosome 8, ASM2448905v1, whole genome shotgun sequence encodes:
- the LOC137025005 gene encoding CD209 antigen-like protein C, with the protein product MSYYGNINIPDTHGMDREDEEEMDIYANADPINSFEVRTKTENSKRHQTPQHTGIDSVKIRSSRAAAVCLVLLCVILLTAVIVLGVYIHTKSTNYTEEKNQLLNMITNIREERDQLLTKNTNLTEERDALSSNNSDLIKQRNQLNQEKNELLKMDGWVYYQSSFYFISSEWKSWAESRRYCTDRGADLIIINNKVEQDFIKKIFCTQVWIGLTDSDVEGSWKWVDGSRLTSGFWASEEPGGHRGENCALTRESGWADYPCNDKFQCICEKSI